The following DNA comes from Verrucomicrobiota bacterium.
TGCAAACCCTTGCGTCCCAGCATGTTACAAGGGAATGTTCGTCCGAACATACATAATGTAACTGGTTGGAAGGCAGCCGCTTCTGAAAACGAGCTCCCAGATGTGGGTAACAACAAGAGGATTACCCTGGGAAGGCGTTTCCCCCCCCGACCCAGCCCTGAAGGGTCGGCAGAAAGCGTTGCCGACGGGTTCTACCGCCCCTTCAGGGCTAGATCGAGATTTTACGGTTACCCAGGGTAAACCCTCGGCTAGGTTCCTTTGGCCCTTCAGGCCATCAAACCGTCCGCCAGCCGGTTGGGCCTGAGACCGATTCAACCAGCTACGGAGCATCCTCCGGTGCCGACGCCCCCCTGAGCCGGCATTCTACCGAGATAGCGATCTGAATGGGATTAATGGCCACAACTTTGCGAAATGACCAACTAGGATGGTGAACTCGCGCCAGCGCCGGCGGATCCTTTTCCCATCAAAAACTAAAAACTGGCCTTAAGCTGCCTTCATCGGCAGACCATATCGGGTGATACCGCTGGTACTTGTGCTTCGTCGGCCACGTTGGCCTTTTTGTCGAGAAACTGGATTTCGACGCACTCGCGAACTTTTGATTGCTTCGGCAAGGACTCCTGCGCGTCACTTAGGAGGTGCAAGAGGTTAAAGAATGCATCGCCGAAAAAGCTCGAAATGTGCGGCTCAAGTTCATCGTGATTGTGAGCGAGCCTTGCAAGCTCATTAAACAAACGCCGGATTTGAGAGAAGTGGTATTTGATGGCTTCAACAAAGGTCATTTTCTTTCCGATGGTCAGAATCATTCTTTCCTCGGTGACCCTGCAATAATCCTCGAGCAGTTTTAGTGTGAGGTCAGCGTCGTTGCCCGATTCGATTTTTGAGATCGTTCCTTGTGTTACGCCTAAGGCGTCCGCCAATTGCTTTTGCGTCAATCCCTTTCGAAGTCGCGATTTTGCGAGATGAGCAGCAATGCGCGATTGGTTTACCGCGGCTTTGACCTTTTTTACCTCCCGGTCAGTGCTTCCCAAGTCGCGCATCATTTCTGCGACGTCGGAGTAGCTCTTTGGGCTCAGTTCAAGCCCGTCGGATTCATCGGCGTTCATGGTCGTTTAAAATTCCTGGAGGGAATTCGGCAATTGGTTCGCAAACTTGATTGAAAGTTTGATGTCATTCTGTTGGGAATCTTTGTCCCCTATCGTTATCAAACAGACTTCACAGTTCTTCATCAGGGGGTACGCTCATGTTTTTTCCGATAACGCTCGTAACATTGCCTAAACCTCGCCGTAAACCGGAGCTTCCACGCTACCGGGTTCTCATCCATCTGTTCGGCCGGAAGTATTCCTTATAGGAATATTTCAGGCAAGAATAATTTGTAACGTTACAAGTTGTTCCGGATTTTCCGCCCCGGCCACCCACCGACCAAGGGAGGCTCAAACGCCCGGCCCCAGAGGTTCGAACTCGCCACCGCAGCGGACCTTTTTCCTCTCATACAAAGCCGCTTCGGCCGCCGGGCAAAGCGGCGGTCGTCTGAGGCTAAGCGCCCTCGAGTTTAGAGGGTGCGCCCTCTAGTGGGATCAGGTATGATTCCGTACTGCCCGCAGGGGCGACCGGTTACCCTATGACTACCCTTCCTCAACCGCCCCCGGTCCACTTCGATGCCGTGCGCCGGTTTACCATCGAGGAGTATTACCGGTTGGTGGAGGCCGGCATCCTCGAGGAGGACGCGCGGGTCGAGCTGCTGGACGGCCAAATCATTCCCATGGCGCCGATCGGACCCGAACACCACTGGATTTTGGAGGAACTCAACGAGGCCTTCATGCGCCAACTCGATGAGCGCTTTAAGGTCGGTCCGGGCCGGTCCCTGCCGATCCGGCCCCACGACGTGCCCGAGCCGGACCTGGTGCTTTACCGGCCCGGGATCGGTCGACGCCAGCACGTCAGCGCCGCGGACGTGCTGCTGGTCATCGAGGTCGCCGACAGCACCCTCAGCCACGACCTGGGGTACAAAGCGGACCTCTACCGGCGGGCCAAGATCCCAGAATATTGGGTGGTTGACGTCCGCCACCGGTGCCTGCGGGTCTTTACGCTGGCAGGCGACCGTTATGAAACGACGATCGTCAGGGAAGGCAAGGTATCGCCGCAGGCGTTGCCGGGCGTCGAGGTCGATGTGACGGCCCTGTTGTTCGGCGGGGCTTGAGTCAGCCCGGGTTCTGCCGGTTGACTAAAGGGGAGCGACTTTAGGAGCGAACCGAGGGAGAACGCAAAAAACCTCGTTACTCCTGTCCCCGACTCCAGGCGAGAGCGGGTCCTGCCGCGCGAGCGGCCGCCAGCGGGTCCCCCTCCAGCCGCAGCGCGTCGGCAAAGCTCCAGGCGTCCAAATGATCGTTCTTGGTGCCGGGGGGCTTTGCGCTCCCGATAGCGCGGCGCGGCTTTGGGGTTGAGCGGGTAGATGGTGCAATCGGGCGTTTGGAGCGGTTGGTCGATGACGGGGCCTTGGCTCTCGTTCGCTCGCCACGGCTAACGGCGCATAACGGGCGGCTTGCTGCCGCCAGGATTGCCAGCCGGCGGCGGTGAGGAGGAGGGCAGGATGCTTGTGCTTGACCCAGTCGATGCCGGCGAAGTGAGCGAAGGGCGTTTAGGGGGGTAACCATCGCGACTTTCTGTTCGGGGGTTTTGGTGCCGGGGTGCGCAACTTTTACCTTCGCTTCAGGCCTTAGTCGACCTGACACAGGATCCTCTCGGGAGGTCGTTCTCTCAGGCTTTAGGACTCCAAGCCTCCGGCTCGGCCGGTGATCTTCGGAAGGCTCTCGTGAAGCGAGAACCAGTAGCCCGTGCCGGTCCGGAGGCAACGCTGCCGTCAACCTTTTGGCCTGGCCCGGAGTTGTTCACAAGCCCGGGCTGGGTCGCGGCCAAGTTATGCGCAAGCGCCGCGGCGGAGGACGGCTTGGGCGAAGCCTTCGGTCGGCGCTTGCGCATAACTGTGGAAACGGCATCAGGACGAATTGACGTGCCCCGACCAACCGCCGACTCGGGAGGCGGAACGCCCGACCCCAGCGAAGGCCGGGCAATACGCTGTTTCAGCCAGCGGGTGGTGGGCCTTATCAGACTCCAGCCGAGCATGCGCGCTCAGGGCAACTCCTATGAAAATGTGATGGTCGAAGCGTTCTTCAGCACGTTGAAAACCGAAGCCTTTCCTCCTGACCGGGTCTTTATACCATTTCGATGACCATGAAGGTAAAATGTTGTCTTCCGTCCCAGGTGCCCTGCCAGCTTTAAACCTATTCGACCGTATAAACGGTCTAGGCCCAACGGGCCGGGAGACCTTAGCCCAGGGTCTCACCCCCCTGCCATTTAGTTAAGGATACAAGGCCGGGTACTGCTTTGGTCCCGCAGGGACGGCTGATGTTAGGCAGGTACGTTAGTGCCTGTGCGGGCGTTCCCCAGGAGTTGCACTCCCTCGGGACGCCTGAAGGCGTGCGCCGGGCCGGGCGGGCGTCAACGGTGGGGCGCCGTTCGGGCGTTCGTCGCCGAGGGTCGCGCCGTGTCTGGCTGGCCCTTCGGGAGTCGGCATCCTCTGGGGCAGCGTTTCAGGCGTCCCGACGGGACGCGAGCCCTCTTAAATGTCCCGTCCAGGGACTGAAGTCCCTGGCTAAGATCAGCCGTCCCTGCGGGACGAAAGCGTCGCCTATCCATCGGCCCTTAACTAAATGGCAGTGGGGTTTACCCTGGGAACGCACCCCTCCCCGATCGAGCCCTCCTAAGGCGTCACGTCCGTACGCCCTCCCTAACAAACGCCCGCCCCGCCGGGTTGGATTTGCTGAAGGGGCGAAAGAACCCGTGAGCCACGCCTTCTGCCGCCCCTTCAGGGCTTGATCATGATTTTACGGTTACCCAGGGTAAACCCTGGGCTATGGTCTACCGGCCCGTTGGGCCTAAGACAAAAATTTTTACCTCGATGGTCATCGAAATAAAGGTCCCCCGGCCCGTTGCGCCCAAGACCGACTCACCCAGCTACGGAGCATCCTCCGGCGCCGATACCCCCTGAGCCGGCATTCTACCGGGATAACTATCTGAATGGTATTACCTCGAGTGGGGACCGGCCTGCACCTAAATCGTGGACTGCCGCGCCTGAGGCGACGGCAATCATGCCCTGACGCCCCCGGAGAATGTCTGGACGAAATAGCGGCGGGCAAACCCGAACGCGACCACGGCCGGCAGCATGTAGAGGATCGCGAGTGCGCTCAAGAAGCCGTAGTCGATCTGCTGGATGCGCAGGAAAGCGCGGAACAAGCCAAGCGGCAGCATCTGCAGCTCGGATGAAGACAGGAAGATCAACGGCATAAGGAAATCGCCCCATGCGGAAATGAAGGCAAAGATGCCTGCCGCACCGAGACCCGGGAGGGCGAGCGGCGCGATGACAAGGCGAATCCGTTGGAACAGGCCTGCCCCGTCAACGAGCGCCGCCTCTTCATAGTCGTACGGGATTGTGTCGAAGTAGGTTTTCATGATCCAGAGCGCGAGCGGCAACTGCATGGCGGCAAAGACCAGGATCAAGCCAAGATACCCATCGATCAAGCCGACCACGAGCATGGCCGGGCGGACGAGTCCGGGAGCTAGAAGGCTGCGGACAAGAGACCCGACCGCGTTGTTCGCGGTGAGCAGGATGCTGTAGAGCGGGACGACCAGGGCCGGCGGCGGCACGACGCGGACTAAAATGATCGTGTAGAGGAACGGCCGTTTCCACCAGGCGCGCGTGCGTGACAACGCGTAGCCGCCAAAGCCGGAGAAGACCAGGACGATGAAGGTAGCGGCCCCGACGACCACGAACGAGTTGAAAAACCATCGAACGCCTCCCTCGCGCGCAAAAATGCCGATGTAATTGTTAAGGGTCCACGGGCCGGGCCACCTTAGGAACAGTGATGCGTTCGCGTCAAAGGAGGCGAGAACGAGCCAGATGAACGGGATCGCGCAGTAAAGGGAGATCAGCGAAAGGGTTGCATACGCGACCGCGTCGCCGCGCCGGGGTCTTGGAACAGCGGGTTGCGTTTTGCTCATGGCTTTAAACCTGGACTTTAAGGGCGCGCACGTAGAGCAACCCGATCGCCATTGAAATGACGAGCGTGACCACCGCCACCGCCGAACCGAACCCGAGCTGAAAGGCGGTGAAAGACTGGTTGTAGATGTAGATGCCGATGATCTCGGTGGCATTGCCGGGCCCCCCGCGGGTAAGCGCGTAGATGAAGCCGAAGATTGAGATGGTTGTGACCGTCGAGACCAGCATGTAAAGGAAGATCGTCGGCATGATCAGCGGAAGGGTGATGAACCGGAAGACCTGACCATCGGAGGCACCGTCGATCCGGGCGGCTTCACGAATTTCGTTGGGCACAGCGCTCAGACCCGCCGTCATCAGGATCATCGCCGCGGCGATGCCGCGCCAGGTGTTAACCACAATGATCATGGCCAGGGGAAAATCCTGCAGCCATTGCACCGGCGCGATCCCCAAGCCGCCCAGTAACCGGTTCAGCGTCCCGTGTTCGCCGCCGGCCAGCATTGAGATCCAGATGAAGCCGGCGACCACTTCCGGCACGGCGTTCGGCAACAGGATGATGGAGTTGATCAGACTTCCAAAGCGCAACGGCCGGCGCAGGAGCACGGCGGAAACGAGCCCCAGGACGAACTGGCCGATCACGGCGGAGCCCAGCACAAACCAAAAGGTAACAACCAGCGAGTTCCAGAAGCCGGCATCCGCAAACAGGCGCACGTAGTTGCGCGTGCCGACGAAACGGGGATGGGTTGCCGCCACGCCAACCAGCGAGGCATTCGTCAGGCTCAGGTAGATCGAGTAAAACGCCGGGTAGACGACGAGAGCACCGAGCAGGAGGATGCAGGGGAGAAGGAGGAGCTGAAGCTGCCAGGAGGTGCGTTGATGGTACGTCATCGTTTGGGCTTGCCGTCAGGGTAGAAATCCGCGGGTAAGCCGCGTCGCACGGGGATACCGGAGACGACCGCGGGGCAGCGGTCGTCTCCGGTTACAGAATATTGAAGAGTTATTTGACGGATTCGTCGCCGACCACCTCTTTGACGTAGTCGACCAGGATCTTCTGAGCGCCGGCCGCATCGGCTTTCTTGCGGAGTTGCGCCTCGGTCGCGCGCGCCACCCCTTCGGCCACCGCCGAGAAACCCTCGGCGGTTTTCAGAAAGGTTCCGGTGCCGCTCTTCAGGGCGGCGAGAATCGGAACCAGCGCCTTGAGCTTTTGGAAATCCGGGTCAGCCGCCGCGTCCGTTCGGCCCGGGATATTTCCGAGATTCTGCGCGTACGCGACATCGGCCTTAACGGAACCGAGCTCGAGCAGGACCTTTTTGGCGAGCCCGGCATCGGCCGACTTGGCGTTAACGGCCCATGGGCTCTCAAGGTCGACCAACACGTACTGCCCACCTTGCTTGCCGGGAACCTGCCAGCTGCCGACGACTTCCGTAACGTTCGGGATCGGGTTCTTGCTCTCCGGGCCCCAGTCATAGATGTAGCACCATGACCCGCTCGTCGTTATAACCAGCTTGCCGGCCGGAAACATCTCGTACTTCGGCACTACCCACGGCTCCGGCTCCAGCAGCGGCTGGACCGGCATCAGGTCGTTGTTGATGAGATCCGCATAAAAGCCGAAGGCGTCCTTTATTCCTTGACCGGTGAGATTGAGCGTACCGTCATCATTGGCGATCTGTGGCGTCGCGGTGCCAACGATCAAAAGCCGGAAGCCTTCGACGAAGGAACCGCCGCCCCACGTCACTCCCGCCGGGAAGAGTAGGCCGTAGGCGCCGGTCTTCGTTTTGATTTCCTTGGCGCGGTCGAGAAGCTCGGCCCACGTCTTCGGTTGCTCGGTCGGAATGCCAGCCTTTTCCAGGATGTCGCGACGGTAGTAGAGCTGCTGGACATTCAGCATGGCAGGCAGAACGTACACCTGACCATCTTTGCCGGTCGCCATAGCTTTGGCGGCATCAACCAACTGCGGATAGCCTTCCCAAGCCTTGAGTTCCGCGGTGATGGAAGCCAGATAGCCGGCCGCGACGGTGTCGGCGACATCCTGACCGTGGGGTAGAGTAAAGATGTCGGGGGCATTGCCCGCGCGAAGTTCGGTCAGAAGCTTGGTTAGATAATCTTTTTCCGGGGCGGGATACTCGACCACTTCAAGGTGGACGTTGTACTTTTTTTCTATGTCCGGCACGACCTTCTTGAGCGCATCGATCCGTGCCTGACGATGCTCGGCGATACGGATCGTCGCAGCCTGGGCGGAGCCGATGGCAACCGCCCAGGCCAGGCACATGCCGGCCAGGACTCTTCCTTTAGACATGCAGCCTCCTTGTCGTCGGGCGAGGCGGCCACGGCCGAGCTCGCCGGTGTTGTGTACGCGTGTTCATAAAGGCCTGGTGTATACGTTTTCGAAAATGGTGTAAACGTCCTCATGATGGCGGCGACAAACGAGGGCTTGCGGCTTGGCGTGATCGGCACGGGACACATGGCGGCAGAGTATGCGCGCCGCTGGGTCTCGATGCCGGAGATCGCATTTACAGCGGTGGCCGACGTCAATGCCGCGTCACGGCGGCGGTATATCGATATTTGCCGGCACGGGGGACGACCGGAGCCGCGGGAATTCGACGATTTCCGGTTGATGCTCGCGGCCTGCCGTCACGATCTGGACGCGGTTTACGTGTCTACACCGCACGCGCTGCACGCCGAGCAGGCCGTCGGCGTGGTCGAGTCCGGCCTGGACCTGCTCCTCGAGAAGCCGATGGTAACCACGGTGGCGGAGGCCCAACGGTTGATTTCGGCCCGAGACCAGAGCCGGTCCGTCGTCGTCACCGCCTTTCAGGGCGCCCTGTCGCCATTGGTCGCCGATACGCGCAAACGTGCCCGGGCCGGTGAATTCGGCGAACTGGTGAGCGCGGCCGCTACGATCTGGGAGAATTGGTCCGCACGCTACGAGGGGCACTGGAAGCAGCAACCGGCCCTTTCGGGGGGCGGCTTCATGTTCGATACCGGCGCGCACATGATTAACACCGTCTGCCTTTTGGCGGACGCAGATTGTGAACGAATTTCCGCCTTCACGAACAACCGCGACCGCAGCGTCGAGGTGGCGTGTGCAGTCGCAGGCCGGTTAACCACCGGCACCCTTCTGACCCTGAATGCCGCAGGCGACGGGCCGCCCGGCTGCGCCTCGCTCCTAACTTTCTTTTATACCCGGGCGATCGTACGGGTCGACGCCTGGGGCGTCTGGCGGGAGATTGCCACGGCCGGAAATCCGGGGATTCGTGACGAGCTTGAAATCACGCACAATCCGATGAAGAGTTTTCTCGCCATCCGTGCAGGCAGGATGGAGAACCTGTCGACCGCCGAAGCCGGGCTGCGTTTTGCGCGCCTCTGGGACGCGATCAAAACGTCTGCCGCCCGAGACGGCGAACCCGTCGCGGTACTTCCCGGTTCAGGGACGCCGGGGTAATGAAGTTGGAGTCCCTATTCGCGCACCAAGCGTCCTATCGCAATCGCTTCACTGTGAATATCTGCACGAGAGTTAAACTGAAAGGCGATCGGTTCGCCGCTTCGATTTATCCGGAATGTGATAACGCCGCTCCCTACGCCACCGGTGCGTCCCGTTCGGCTATCGTCGTCATGACGAATACCGCTTGAGTCGTAAACTTCCACGCCATAAGAATCGCCGGATTTCAAAACCGGCGTGGCGGCCACGATAACAACGTGACCGGTGTCCCCGGATTCCCGGGTCGACGCCTGAAGCGCCCAAGCGATGATGTCACCTCGCCGGGCATCGCCGAGTTGATGAACCGCTTGCCACCCGGGCACAGGCTGCTCGCGCAACCGGTTCAGGAATCGAAAGTACACGGCAGCCCGCGGGCGTACGTGCCCGGGTTCAACGGGGATTTGGCTGAATCTCTCGGGGGCGACCTGCTTCAGGAGATAGTCCACGAACCCTGAACAGTCCAGGTCGTAAGCACCTGCGGCCCTATCAATGTGCGTCTTATGTTGATAGTGCGTCTCGTGCACGTCGCCCAACAACCGCTGGGCTGCGTCAGCCAATTCTTCTGCGCCGTCCGCTCCTGAAACGCTGTCTTCCGACTGAACCTCGGCCATTGACGGATGACTAACCAATAAGTCACGTAACTGACAGGGATTCAGGCCAGCTTGCGCCGCCTGTGCAGCCGGCGTTCCGACGAAGGTCGCCACGATCGCCAGCGTTCGCGGAATGAAACGCGAGAAATGAAATACGGAACTGCTGCTCATGCGCTGATTTTCTTAACCCGTGCGATAGTCTCCTGCACGAGATTTCAAGGGATCATAGTGAACAACGGATCATCATAGTGAAGGGCTGTGCAGCTGAATAATGCCGGTCGAGGGGGAGGGCATCGGCGCTGATTGACGCTCTGCCCCCCCGATGATCGCTTTTAGGCCCGAGGGAGGGCGGCAGAA
Coding sequences within:
- a CDS encoding helix-turn-helix transcriptional regulator, encoding MNADESDGLELSPKSYSDVAEMMRDLGSTDREVKKVKAAVNQSRIAAHLAKSRLRKGLTQKQLADALGVTQGTISKIESGNDADLTLKLLEDYCRVTEERMILTIGKKMTFVEAIKYHFSQIRRLFNELARLAHNHDELEPHISSFFGDAFFNLLHLLSDAQESLPKQSKVRECVEIQFLDKKANVADEAQVPAVSPDMVCR
- a CDS encoding Uma2 family endonuclease, which produces MTTLPQPPPVHFDAVRRFTIEEYYRLVEAGILEEDARVELLDGQIIPMAPIGPEHHWILEELNEAFMRQLDERFKVGPGRSLPIRPHDVPEPDLVLYRPGIGRRQHVSAADVLLVIEVADSTLSHDLGYKADLYRRAKIPEYWVVDVRHRCLRVFTLAGDRYETTIVREGKVSPQALPGVEVDVTALLFGGA
- a CDS encoding carbohydrate ABC transporter permease, producing the protein MSKTQPAVPRPRRGDAVAYATLSLISLYCAIPFIWLVLASFDANASLFLRWPGPWTLNNYIGIFAREGGVRWFFNSFVVVGAATFIVLVFSGFGGYALSRTRAWWKRPFLYTIILVRVVPPPALVVPLYSILLTANNAVGSLVRSLLAPGLVRPAMLVVGLIDGYLGLILVFAAMQLPLALWIMKTYFDTIPYDYEEAALVDGAGLFQRIRLVIAPLALPGLGAAGIFAFISAWGDFLMPLIFLSSSELQMLPLGLFRAFLRIQQIDYGFLSALAILYMLPAVVAFGFARRYFVQTFSGGVRA
- a CDS encoding sugar ABC transporter permease; protein product: MTYHQRTSWQLQLLLLPCILLLGALVVYPAFYSIYLSLTNASLVGVAATHPRFVGTRNYVRLFADAGFWNSLVVTFWFVLGSAVIGQFVLGLVSAVLLRRPLRFGSLINSIILLPNAVPEVVAGFIWISMLAGGEHGTLNRLLGGLGIAPVQWLQDFPLAMIIVVNTWRGIAAAMILMTAGLSAVPNEIREAARIDGASDGQVFRFITLPLIMPTIFLYMLVSTVTTISIFGFIYALTRGGPGNATEIIGIYIYNQSFTAFQLGFGSAVAVVTLVISMAIGLLYVRALKVQV
- a CDS encoding extracellular solute-binding protein, with translation MCLAWAVAIGSAQAATIRIAEHRQARIDALKKVVPDIEKKYNVHLEVVEYPAPEKDYLTKLLTELRAGNAPDIFTLPHGQDVADTVAAGYLASITAELKAWEGYPQLVDAAKAMATGKDGQVYVLPAMLNVQQLYYRRDILEKAGIPTEQPKTWAELLDRAKEIKTKTGAYGLLFPAGVTWGGGSFVEGFRLLIVGTATPQIANDDGTLNLTGQGIKDAFGFYADLINNDLMPVQPLLEPEPWVVPKYEMFPAGKLVITTSGSWCYIYDWGPESKNPIPNVTEVVGSWQVPGKQGGQYVLVDLESPWAVNAKSADAGLAKKVLLELGSVKADVAYAQNLGNIPGRTDAAADPDFQKLKALVPILAALKSGTGTFLKTAEGFSAVAEGVARATEAQLRKKADAAGAQKILVDYVKEVVGDESVK
- a CDS encoding Gfo/Idh/MocA family oxidoreductase; the protein is MAATNEGLRLGVIGTGHMAAEYARRWVSMPEIAFTAVADVNAASRRRYIDICRHGGRPEPREFDDFRLMLAACRHDLDAVYVSTPHALHAEQAVGVVESGLDLLLEKPMVTTVAEAQRLISARDQSRSVVVTAFQGALSPLVADTRKRARAGEFGELVSAAATIWENWSARYEGHWKQQPALSGGGFMFDTGAHMINTVCLLADADCERISAFTNNRDRSVEVACAVAGRLTTGTLLTLNAAGDGPPGCASLLTFFYTRAIVRVDAWGVWREIATAGNPGIRDELEITHNPMKSFLAIRAGRMENLSTAEAGLRFARLWDAIKTSAARDGEPVAVLPGSGTPG